One region of Exiguobacterium acetylicum genomic DNA includes:
- a CDS encoding Imm64 family immunity protein: MEHAARTVLDAFHSDIRCLGYSYATDIDGSHWGEEKGLPKDWRPLLNHHYGNASLVFLAYHGLITVPVRMTIEKEPDCFGFRFGFQEEKLIPLTTDQQELMFMEDMQRIADRSSALYAFCDFDAEIEHAITEREHINREYAIVYWSKEQTYLKNAWKIDGFTDR, translated from the coding sequence AACACGCTGCTCGAACGGTCTTGGATGCATTTCATTCAGACATAAGATGTCTCGGATACAGTTACGCGACGGATATTGATGGATCACACTGGGGCGAGGAAAAGGGTCTTCCGAAAGACTGGCGTCCATTACTGAATCATCATTACGGGAATGCCTCGCTCGTCTTCTTAGCGTATCATGGTTTAATAACAGTACCGGTTCGAATGACGATTGAAAAAGAGCCTGACTGTTTTGGTTTTCGATTCGGTTTTCAAGAAGAGAAGTTAATTCCGTTGACGACCGACCAGCAAGAATTGATGTTCATGGAGGACATGCAAAGGATTGCTGACAGGTCAAGCGCTCTGTATGCCTTTTGTGATTTTGATGCGGAAATCGAGCATGCGATAACAGAACGGGAACACATCAATCGAGAATATGCGATCGTCTACTGGTCCAAGGAGCAAACTTATTTAAAGAATGCATGGAAAATCGATGGTTTTACAGACCGATGA